A stretch of Candidatus Neomarinimicrobiota bacterium DNA encodes these proteins:
- a CDS encoding transposase, which yields MKRKFLIRRIPSGEVYSSNDIKQAEKCLNKWIKQARSSCLKPFVELSYKFKEKMQYILNWFHKKISSAISEGFNNKIKRLKRMAYGYKDINYFRLKIHQHCGLLNPRLNT from the coding sequence ATTAAAAGAAAGTTTCTTATTCGAAGAATCCCTTCGGGAGAAGTTTATTCTTCTAATGATATAAAACAAGCAGAAAAATGTTTGAATAAATGGATTAAACAAGCTCGGTCAAGTTGTTTAAAACCGTTTGTAGAATTATCTTATAAATTTAAAGAAAAAATGCAATATATTCTGAACTGGTTTCACAAGAAAATTAGTTCTGCAATTTCAGAAGGATTCAATAATAAAATAAAAAGATTGAAAAGAATGGCTTATGGATACAAAGACATTAATTATTTCAGGTTAAAAATTCATCAGCATTGTGGACTTTTAAATCCAAGGTTAAATACTTAA
- a CDS encoding transposase, translated as MDLNTLTKLLNIPGYKVVEIISITEDEMHLRLEAYKRKEAVCSGCGEVHKTGYHGETEVIVSEGSLLREDLPISERRVYLHVKKRRYRCPKDGKIYVEKISWLKKRIRVTYRFARQVNRLTGITTNQEAGWYLGLDDEVVYRIDKEILEEQAKEKLNPPPSAIHISVDEVSYRKYHRYLTNVIDTDKRVVIWNAKGRKSEVLNRYYEGIGERDCKKIKSVALDGARHYISSTNKYAVNALIVYDKFHVIQNLNRAVDRVRKDELQKARKVRRISFEKGNEELVELVNCRQRFILLKNKKNLTENQAEHLKKLCEINSKNHFGTGLFMMQCY; from the coding sequence ATGGACTTAAATACACTGACGAAATTATTGAATATCCCTGGGTATAAAGTAGTAGAAATTATTTCAATAACAGAGGATGAGATGCATTTACGATTGGAAGCATATAAAAGGAAAGAAGCAGTATGTTCAGGATGTGGGGAAGTCCATAAGACAGGATATCATGGAGAGACAGAAGTTATAGTATCCGAAGGATCTCTTTTGAGAGAAGATTTACCTATAAGTGAAAGAAGGGTTTACTTACATGTGAAAAAGCGAAGATATAGATGTCCGAAAGATGGGAAGATCTATGTAGAAAAAATTTCGTGGTTAAAGAAGAGGATACGGGTAACATACAGATTTGCCAGACAAGTAAACAGATTAACAGGGATAACAACGAATCAAGAAGCAGGATGGTATTTAGGATTAGATGATGAAGTAGTATACAGGATAGATAAAGAGATATTAGAGGAGCAAGCGAAGGAAAAACTCAACCCACCCCCATCAGCAATTCATATTAGCGTAGATGAGGTTTCTTATCGTAAATATCACAGATATTTAACAAATGTAATAGATACAGATAAAAGAGTTGTAATTTGGAATGCAAAAGGGAGAAAGTCAGAAGTATTAAACAGATATTATGAAGGAATAGGGGAAAGAGATTGTAAAAAGATAAAGTCAGTAGCATTAGATGGAGCAAGACATTATATAAGTTCAACAAATAAGTATGCAGTAAATGCATTAATTGTTTATGATAAATTTCATGTTATTCAGAATTTAAACAGGGCAGTAGATAGAGTAAGGAAGGATGAATTGCAGAAAGCAAGGAAAGTCCGAAGGATCTCTTTTGAGAAAGGAAATGAAGAATTGGTAGAATTGGTAAATTGCAGGCAAAGATTTATTTTACTTAAGAACAAAAAGAATCTTACAGAAAATCAAGCAGAACATCTAAAAAAACTTTGTGAAATAAATTCGAAGAATCACTTTGGGACAGGTTTATTTATGATGCAATGTTATTAA
- a CDS encoding tetratricopeptide repeat protein, with product MRWSVKWIKSLFKRRQKTRKNDVMMFNMQNNWEGLEDLAEGDKFVEKFVEKERKKKKAGSINGKYYTEYIDLVRKLKREKKHQEAIDLLLRLIDAVEREAKLDKSYGGDGFCAPWYYEQLAIIYRKEKRYSEEVAILERLQKQNNYLHEIAKKRLKKAKALQNKEKAH from the coding sequence ATGAGGTGGAGTGTTAAATGGATAAAAAGTCTCTTTAAAAGGAGGCAGAAAACAAGAAAAAATGATGTCATGATGTTTAATATGCAGAATAATTGGGAGGGTTTAGAAGACCTCGCTGAAGGTGACAAGTTCGTTGAAAAATTTGTAGAAAAAGAAAGAAAAAAGAAAAAAGCCGGATCTATTAACGGAAAATATTATACTGAATACATAGACTTAGTTCGAAAGCTTAAACGTGAGAAAAAACATCAGGAAGCCATTGATCTTCTTTTAAGGTTAATTGACGCAGTAGAACGTGAGGCCAAACTGGATAAATCTTATGGCGGGGATGGGTTTTGTGCTCCTTGGTATTATGAACAATTGGCTATCATTTATCGTAAAGAAAAGCGATATAGTGAAGAAGTAGCAATACTTGAACGACTTCAAAAACAAAACAATTATCTACACGAAATTGCAAAGAAACGATTAAAAAAAGCAAAAGCACTTCAGAACAAAGAAAAAGCACACTAA